A genomic segment from Pradoshia eiseniae encodes:
- a CDS encoding ABC-F family ATP-binding cassette domain-containing protein, translating to MILSVKNLSHGFGDRAIFNDVSFRLLKGEHIGLVGANGEGKSTFMNIVTGQLEPDEGKVEWNKKVRTGYLDQHAVLEKGMTIRDVLKTAFQYLFDIEQEMNDIFAKMGDASPEELEALLEESGVLQDILTNNDFYVIDAKVEEIARGLGLDEIGLERDVQDLSGGQRTKVLLAKLLLEKPDILLLDEPTNYLDEQHIEWLKRYLQNYENAFILISHDIPFLNSVINLVYHMENQELTRYVGNYDDFMKVYEVKKQQLEAAYKRQQQEINDLKDFVARNKARVSTRNMAMSRQKKLDKMEVIELAKERPKPEFHFREARTSGKLIFETKDLVIGYNEPLSRPLNLRMERGQKVAFTGANGIGKTTLLRSILGELKPISGQVELGEHLYIGYFEQEVKNPSTNTCIEEIWQEFPSYNQAEIRAALAKCGLTTKHIESRVDVLSGGEKAKVRLCKLINRENNLLVLDEPTNHLDVDAKEELKRALKAFKGSILLISHEPDFYQDIATDVWNCETWTTKVF from the coding sequence ATGATATTATCAGTCAAGAATCTAAGTCATGGATTTGGTGATCGTGCCATCTTCAACGATGTATCGTTTCGTCTGTTAAAAGGGGAACATATCGGTCTCGTTGGAGCAAATGGCGAAGGCAAATCCACCTTCATGAATATTGTTACCGGCCAATTGGAGCCTGATGAAGGAAAGGTTGAATGGAACAAGAAAGTCCGTACCGGCTACCTTGATCAGCATGCCGTTCTCGAAAAAGGCATGACTATACGTGATGTATTAAAAACAGCATTCCAATATTTATTCGATATCGAGCAAGAGATGAATGACATCTTCGCAAAAATGGGCGACGCATCCCCAGAGGAATTAGAAGCATTGCTTGAGGAATCAGGTGTTCTTCAAGATATCCTGACCAATAATGATTTCTATGTCATTGACGCAAAGGTAGAAGAAATCGCACGCGGTCTAGGACTTGATGAAATTGGGCTCGAGCGTGATGTTCAAGATTTGAGCGGCGGACAAAGAACCAAGGTACTGCTTGCGAAGCTGCTCTTAGAGAAGCCAGATATCCTCCTTTTGGATGAGCCGACAAACTATTTGGATGAGCAGCATATTGAATGGCTAAAGCGTTACTTGCAAAATTATGAGAATGCATTCATTCTCATCTCACATGATATCCCATTCCTCAATAGTGTTATCAATCTTGTCTACCATATGGAAAACCAAGAGCTGACACGCTATGTCGGAAACTACGATGACTTCATGAAGGTCTATGAGGTGAAAAAGCAACAGCTTGAAGCGGCCTATAAACGCCAGCAGCAAGAAATCAATGATCTGAAGGATTTCGTTGCCCGCAACAAAGCACGCGTATCTACACGTAATATGGCGATGTCCCGTCAGAAAAAGCTTGATAAGATGGAAGTCATAGAGCTTGCGAAGGAACGTCCAAAACCTGAGTTCCATTTCCGCGAAGCCCGCACATCAGGCAAGCTAATCTTTGAGACGAAGGATTTAGTCATCGGCTATAATGAACCATTGTCAAGACCACTTAATCTTCGGATGGAGCGCGGTCAGAAGGTAGCCTTCACAGGAGCAAACGGAATCGGGAAAACAACTCTTCTTCGCAGCATCCTCGGAGAATTGAAGCCAATTTCCGGACAGGTTGAGCTTGGGGAGCACTTGTATATCGGCTATTTCGAGCAGGAAGTCAAAAATCCATCGACCAATACATGCATCGAGGAAATTTGGCAGGAGTTCCCCTCTTATAACCAAGCCGAAATCCGCGCGGCTCTCGCGAAATGCGGTTTGACGACAAAGCATATTGAGAGCAGGGTTGATGTTTTAAGCGGCGGTGAAAAAGCGAAGGTACGACTTTGCAAGCTTATCAACCGTGAAAACAATCTGCTTGTACTCGATGAGCCAACTAACCATCTTGATGTCGATGCGAAGGAAGAATTAAAACGTGCATTAAAGGCGTTTAAGGGAAGCATTCTTCTTATCAGCCATGAGCCTGATTTCTATCAGGATATCGCAACAGATGTATGGAATTGTGAAACATGGACAACAAAGGTGTTCTAA
- a CDS encoding YfhD family protein: MGRYNHNLVHAKSRSLTGNKQGLSDGIDVEFSEALADHDDLVAQERAKAADERAKARASK, translated from the coding sequence ATGGGCAGGTATAATCACAACTTAGTTCACGCTAAATCCCGAAGCCTGACAGGTAACAAGCAAGGCCTATCAGATGGAATCGATGTAGAATTCTCAGAGGCGCTTGCTGATCACGATGACCTCGTGGCACAGGAGAGAGCTAAAGCCGCTGATGAGCGAGCTAAGGCTCGCGCCAGTAAATAG
- the recX gene encoding recombination regulator RecX — protein sequence MPIILKIEQQKRNKNRFNIYLFDEGKAEKYGFSVDEDLLVRMRLSKGMEVDELAIMEIQYRDHVQKAFQSAVHYLSYRMRSESEIVAYLAEKEWEEAVIDEAMHKLREYKYVNDEEYAKAYVRTQMNVSKKGPSLIKRELSEKGISVQIQEEALEQYTAELQWENAQALAQKSLNKSKGSYKEAKQKAVLFLTRKGFDMGLAASVADELAAEDEDSEWDSLVLAGQKFHRKYARLDDREYGQKMKTALFRKGFQMDLINKFVELGKERIDNQEYEL from the coding sequence ATGCCGATTATCTTGAAGATTGAGCAGCAAAAGAGGAATAAAAACCGCTTTAATATTTACTTATTCGATGAGGGAAAAGCAGAAAAGTATGGGTTTAGTGTGGATGAAGACCTCCTTGTCCGCATGCGGCTTTCTAAGGGGATGGAGGTTGATGAGCTTGCTATCATGGAAATCCAGTATCGCGACCATGTTCAGAAGGCTTTCCAATCGGCTGTTCATTACCTGTCTTACCGTATGAGGTCAGAGAGTGAGATTGTCGCTTACCTGGCAGAGAAGGAATGGGAAGAAGCCGTAATTGATGAAGCCATGCATAAATTGCGTGAATATAAATATGTCAATGATGAGGAATATGCCAAAGCCTATGTCAGGACCCAAATGAATGTCTCGAAAAAGGGGCCAAGCCTCATTAAAAGGGAACTAAGTGAAAAAGGCATTTCCGTCCAGATACAGGAAGAAGCGCTCGAGCAATACACTGCTGAGCTTCAATGGGAGAATGCGCAAGCCTTGGCGCAAAAATCATTGAATAAAAGCAAGGGCTCATATAAGGAAGCTAAGCAAAAAGCTGTGCTTTTTTTGACTCGGAAAGGATTTGATATGGGGCTTGCAGCCTCCGTGGCAGATGAGCTTGCGGCAGAGGATGAAGATAGTGAATGGGATAGCCTAGTGCTCGCAGGACAGAAATTCCACCGCAAATATGCAAGGCTTGATGATAGGGAGTATGGGCAGAAGATGAAGACTGCCTTATTCCGTAAAGGGTTTCAAATGGACTTAATCAATAAGTTTGTTGAGTTAGGAAAAGAGAGAATTGACAATCAAGAATACGAACTGTGA
- a CDS encoding YfhE family protein, giving the protein MDKKKRDNMKSTLSSTQQVMYQREFKRADRAGGFSGPKGVRP; this is encoded by the coding sequence ATGGACAAGAAAAAACGTGATAACATGAAAAGTACTTTAAGCTCAACGCAACAAGTAATGTACCAGCGTGAATTCAAACGCGCCGACCGTGCTGGCGGCTTCAGCGGTCCAAAAGGCGTACGTCCGTAA